A part of Microbacterium terregens genomic DNA contains:
- a CDS encoding alpha/beta fold hydrolase has translation MEELARLPVQLIWGADDTWQVPDWGRKLNKAIPGSELHIIDNCGHFAPEERPHQVATLTIDFLRRCSAAPPRH, from the coding sequence CTGGAGGAGTTGGCACGCTTACCCGTCCAATTGATCTGGGGCGCGGACGACACGTGGCAGGTTCCCGACTGGGGGCGCAAGCTGAACAAGGCCATACCTGGAAGCGAGCTGCACATCATTGACAACTGCGGGCACTTCGCGCCGGAGGAAAGGCCGCACCAAGTGGCAACCCTGACTATCGACTTCCTCCGCCGCTGCTCTGCCGCCCCTCCACGACACTGA
- a CDS encoding class I SAM-dependent methyltransferase, translated as MNHDFDEQYWATHWNGPAGSTPSLPAHPALEDELTLLRPGTALDAGSGQGAEAAWLAGHGWEVTAVDISAHALTRAAMRPAPGVGVGSVTWVAADLTQWAPGQQFDLVTTFYAHPAIAQHAFYERISEWVAPGGTLLIVGHHDSPEHGHSHAHPENAVTTPEQIHALLAPDHWKVRTAEVRERAVTMGSGHSTALRDVIGRAERI; from the coding sequence ATGAATCACGACTTCGACGAGCAGTACTGGGCGACTCACTGGAACGGTCCGGCCGGGAGCACGCCTAGCCTGCCGGCGCACCCCGCCCTGGAGGATGAACTCACCCTGCTGCGGCCTGGAACGGCGCTAGACGCCGGTAGCGGGCAAGGTGCCGAAGCCGCGTGGCTGGCCGGACACGGGTGGGAGGTCACCGCCGTCGACATCTCCGCCCACGCACTGACCCGCGCCGCAATGCGACCTGCCCCCGGGGTCGGAGTCGGCTCGGTGACGTGGGTCGCAGCGGACCTCACACAATGGGCGCCGGGCCAGCAGTTCGACCTGGTGACCACCTTCTACGCCCACCCAGCCATAGCCCAGCACGCGTTCTACGAACGCATCTCTGAGTGGGTCGCCCCCGGGGGAACGCTCCTCATCGTCGGCCACCACGACAGCCCCGAGCACGGCCACAGCCACGCGCACCCCGAAAACGCCGTCACCACGCCAGAACAGATCCACGCACTCCTCGCCCCGGACCACTGGAAAGTGCGCACCGCCGAAGTTCGCGAACGGGCAGTGACCATGGGCAGCGGCCACAGCACGGCGCTGCGCGACGTGATCGGCCGGGCAGAACGAATCTGA
- a CDS encoding MDR family MFS transporter has product MTVHPVRTTPPTSGALRTSPVIALLLISAFVVVLNETAMGVSIPHIMDDFGVPAASAQWLTTAFMLTMAVVIPVTGVLLQRYTLRHNFFSAMSFFALGTAIAAFAPTFELLLAARVVQALGTSIMLPLLFTTVMQLVAPERRGRTMGLVTIVTAAAPALGPTVSGVIVSSLGWRWVFIIVLPVVVLAIIAGAAWLRNATPTMHARFDIVSVLLSAVGFSGLIYGLASIGEQAAQEGGLPAAVPVTVGVLALAGMVVRQLALRDTDRVLLDVRVFAGRLFTMSTILVVVVSISLFGSLILLPLYIQQVLGEPAYVAGLMLLPGGVLSGVLAPFVGMAYDKVGPRVLIVPGAVIVTGAMFAFSTLSADTEVWLVIAMHVGLSIGTALMMTPLMTTALGAVAPRLYPHASAIVNTLQQVSGAAGTALFITLFTVAATANIGTNPLTALASGVATAFGVGAMISAASIVLAAFLRKPPIISGEAPVPTDTKNEVSA; this is encoded by the coding sequence ATGACGGTCCACCCCGTGCGCACCACCCCCCCCACATCTGGAGCGCTGCGGACGAGCCCTGTGATCGCGCTGCTGCTCATCTCCGCGTTCGTGGTCGTTCTCAACGAGACCGCGATGGGCGTGTCAATCCCGCACATCATGGATGATTTTGGCGTCCCGGCGGCATCGGCGCAGTGGCTGACGACGGCGTTCATGCTGACGATGGCGGTGGTCATACCAGTCACCGGCGTGCTATTGCAGCGCTACACGCTGCGTCACAACTTCTTCAGCGCAATGAGCTTCTTCGCGTTGGGCACCGCGATCGCTGCGTTCGCGCCGACTTTCGAGTTGCTGCTCGCGGCGCGGGTTGTGCAGGCGTTGGGCACCTCGATCATGTTGCCGCTGCTGTTCACCACCGTGATGCAGCTCGTCGCCCCGGAGCGCCGGGGCCGCACGATGGGCCTGGTCACGATCGTCACCGCCGCCGCGCCCGCGCTGGGGCCGACCGTCTCCGGTGTGATCGTGTCCTCGTTGGGGTGGCGGTGGGTGTTCATCATCGTCCTCCCCGTCGTCGTGCTCGCGATCATCGCCGGCGCCGCCTGGCTGCGGAACGCGACCCCGACCATGCACGCCCGATTCGACATCGTTTCCGTGCTGCTGTCCGCAGTCGGATTCTCCGGCCTCATCTACGGGCTCGCCAGCATCGGAGAGCAGGCGGCGCAGGAAGGTGGCCTTCCCGCTGCGGTCCCGGTCACTGTCGGCGTGTTGGCCTTGGCCGGAATGGTGGTGCGACAGCTCGCCCTGCGGGACACGGACCGGGTGCTCCTCGATGTTCGCGTGTTCGCCGGCCGCCTGTTCACCATGTCGACGATCCTGGTCGTGGTGGTGTCCATTTCGCTATTCGGGTCGCTGATCCTGCTACCGCTGTACATTCAGCAGGTCCTCGGTGAGCCCGCCTATGTCGCGGGTCTCATGCTGCTGCCCGGCGGCGTCCTCTCGGGGGTGCTTGCCCCGTTCGTCGGCATGGCATACGACAAGGTGGGACCTCGCGTTCTGATCGTGCCCGGAGCAGTCATCGTGACCGGCGCAATGTTCGCGTTCTCCACCCTCAGCGCCGACACCGAGGTGTGGCTGGTGATCGCCATGCACGTGGGCCTCAGTATCGGCACCGCATTGATGATGACCCCCTTGATGACCACCGCTCTGGGCGCGGTCGCACCCAGGCTGTATCCGCACGCGAGCGCGATCGTGAACACCCTCCAGCAGGTGTCCGGCGCCGCGGGAACGGCCCTGTTCATCACCCTGTTCACCGTCGCTGCCACCGCGAACATCGGCACGAACCCGCTCACCGCCCTTGCCAGCGGCGTGGCTACCGCCTTTGGGGTCGGCGCCATGATCAGCGCCGCCAGCATCGTGCTGGCCGCCTTTCTCCGCAAGCCCCCCATCATCTCCGGCGAAGCCCCAGTGCCGACCGACACGAAGAATGAGGTCTCCGCATGA
- a CDS encoding NAD(P)/FAD-dependent oxidoreductase produces MTTTATEIVVVGGGSAGLSASLTLSRARRRVVVIDSGDPRNSSADGAHGLLGQEGIGPIDLLRKGREEVKSYGGRIIHARVIDARPDGDSFRIVTDSGDDISARAVVIATGTRDQLPDIPGLRERWGRDVIHCPYCHGWEIRDQRIGVLGTGPMSALQALMFNQWTTNVQFFPQGIDYGGDLAMLAATGISVGSQTVVGIVVQGDRLTGVHLDDGSTMALDAVVAPTATRARVDGLTGLGLDISESPAGTAVTVDAAGHTSVPGVWAAGNVAHPATQLSEAAANGARVAMTMNTELIFQDAERAVQEMENDR; encoded by the coding sequence ATGACCACCACAGCTACCGAAATAGTTGTTGTCGGGGGTGGGTCCGCCGGCCTGAGCGCCTCGCTCACTCTCTCCCGCGCGCGCCGCCGTGTAGTGGTCATTGATAGCGGCGACCCTCGCAATTCCTCCGCTGACGGCGCGCACGGGCTCCTGGGCCAGGAAGGCATAGGTCCAATCGATCTGCTTCGAAAAGGACGCGAAGAGGTCAAGTCCTACGGCGGGCGGATCATCCACGCACGAGTGATCGACGCCCGCCCCGACGGTGACAGTTTCCGGATCGTTACCGACTCCGGCGATGACATCTCGGCACGCGCTGTGGTGATCGCAACCGGCACCCGCGACCAACTGCCGGATATCCCCGGTTTGCGTGAACGGTGGGGACGCGACGTGATCCATTGCCCCTATTGCCACGGCTGGGAAATCCGCGACCAGCGCATCGGCGTCCTCGGCACCGGACCGATGTCCGCCCTCCAGGCACTGATGTTCAACCAGTGGACTACGAACGTGCAATTCTTCCCGCAAGGGATCGATTATGGCGGCGACCTCGCCATGCTCGCCGCCACGGGCATCTCGGTCGGCTCACAAACTGTCGTCGGCATCGTCGTCCAGGGCGACCGTCTCACCGGCGTGCACCTCGACGACGGCTCCACCATGGCGCTGGACGCGGTCGTCGCGCCCACCGCCACACGGGCCCGGGTGGACGGGCTTACCGGGCTTGGGCTCGACATCAGCGAGTCCCCTGCCGGGACCGCAGTGACGGTCGACGCCGCCGGACACACCAGCGTGCCGGGCGTTTGGGCTGCCGGGAACGTCGCCCACCCCGCCACTCAACTCAGCGAAGCCGCCGCAAACGGTGCCCGTGTCGCGATGACCATGAACACCGAACTGATCTTCCAGGACGCCGAACGCGCCGTACAGGAAATGGAGAACGACCGATGA